A region from the Deltaproteobacteria bacterium genome encodes:
- a CDS encoding trypsin-like serine protease, giving the protein MDLLHPGTVWERNLRSLLIGAITVVTTAGTALAGPYYIVGGNTETEHPAAGALIYNNEQSCTGTLISPRVVLTAAHCLANFNSPQGHTFYIGNDANDISSGSVIDITELIPHANFTEDGNSYDIGLVRLAEDAPIEPVGFNTQTMDDGFIGQAPLFVGFGVTSGQSEDSGLKRSVNVPITSYEEDGFRYTQPNTGTCFGDSGGPAFLEVDGTLKVIGVTSWGDQDCAEFGVNTRTDLYTEFIQCVVDNGEDCGGRVIDGSGSNETGTGGNGEGGLPDDWCTDGDGYCDEPCETPDSDCGADGGLDGEGNTELGPDDGYCIPDDGFCDDWCNPVDTDCEENTGEPNDDADPSEGGNDSNPDDNPSSASNEPSDAGQGTDSEAGGQPGQAPGETGVDAGGCSQTSPDGAFWLLLMGAWAFVRKLRPVAKFSI; this is encoded by the coding sequence ATGGATCTTTTACACCCTGGAACGGTGTGGGAAAGAAATCTGCGCTCTTTACTGATCGGTGCAATCACCGTGGTTACAACTGCTGGGACAGCACTCGCTGGCCCATACTATATTGTAGGTGGAAATACCGAGACCGAACACCCTGCAGCCGGCGCATTGATCTACAACAACGAGCAAAGCTGTACGGGAACTCTCATCTCGCCCCGCGTGGTGTTAACCGCCGCACACTGCTTGGCCAACTTCAACTCACCCCAAGGCCACACTTTCTATATCGGCAATGACGCCAATGACATCAGCAGTGGTTCTGTTATCGACATTACTGAACTTATCCCGCACGCAAACTTTACCGAGGATGGAAACAGTTACGACATCGGACTGGTTCGTCTAGCCGAAGACGCTCCAATTGAACCAGTGGGATTCAATACTCAAACGATGGACGATGGCTTTATCGGCCAAGCTCCTCTTTTCGTAGGCTTTGGAGTCACCTCCGGACAATCGGAAGATTCCGGCCTCAAGCGCTCAGTGAACGTTCCCATTACAAGCTATGAGGAAGATGGCTTTCGCTACACCCAGCCCAACACAGGAACCTGCTTTGGAGATTCTGGTGGTCCTGCATTTCTGGAAGTGGATGGAACCCTAAAAGTTATTGGCGTGACCTCGTGGGGTGATCAGGATTGTGCCGAGTTTGGAGTGAACACTCGAACCGACCTCTACACGGAATTCATCCAGTGCGTCGTCGACAATGGTGAAGATTGCGGTGGTCGCGTGATCGATGGGAGTGGCTCCAATGAGACGGGCACTGGCGGCAACGGCGAAGGCGGACTCCCGGATGACTGGTGCACCGATGGAGATGGTTACTGCGATGAGCCATGTGAGACTCCCGATTCAGATTGCGGAGCAGACGGCGGCCTTGATGGTGAAGGCAACACAGAGCTGGGTCCTGATGATGGTTACTGCATTCCCGACGACGGATTTTGTGACGACTGGTGTAATCCCGTGGATACCGATTGTGAGGAGAATACAGGCGAGCCAAATGATGATGCCGATCCCAGCGAAGGTGGAAACGATTCCAATCCTGATGACAACCCATCATCGGCATCAAATGAACCGTCTGATGCCGGCCAAGGCACCGACTCAGAAGCCGGTGGTCAGCCCGGTCAAGCTCCAGGCGAGACTGGCGTTGATGCAGGTGGCTGCTCGCAGACATCGCCCGATGGTGCGTTTTGGCTCTTGTTGATGGGTGCCTGGGCTTTTGTTCGCAAGCTACGCCCAGTGGCTAAATTCAGTATTTAA
- a CDS encoding MOSC domain-containing protein: MVSVVSRLMIYPVKSFGGIELQKAEVNAKGLSLDRRWMVVDSSGQMVTQRTHPLLSQIQTKLESDSLSIVIEGDTFEVPSALGDEITVQVWSDRLAARQVGGDVSKVLSSYLGEEVELVWMEEQTTRAVEARAGTENKEVGFADGFPFLVISEASLEDLNTRLIEPVTMDRFRPNIVVSNTKAFEEDSWKRFKIGGVNFTNVKPCARCVMTTVDPVSGAKGKEPLQTLARYRRHDGEVFFGQNAVHQGAGTLSLGDKVEVFERQSGVI; encoded by the coding sequence ATGGTCAGTGTGGTGAGCCGGTTGATGATTTATCCTGTGAAGTCCTTTGGGGGCATTGAGCTCCAGAAGGCTGAGGTGAACGCCAAGGGATTGAGCTTGGACCGCCGCTGGATGGTGGTGGATTCTTCGGGGCAGATGGTCACACAGCGAACTCACCCTTTGCTTTCTCAAATCCAAACGAAACTTGAAAGTGATAGTCTGAGCATCGTCATTGAAGGCGATACTTTTGAGGTTCCTTCAGCCCTTGGTGACGAAATAACGGTCCAGGTTTGGAGTGATAGGCTTGCGGCTCGGCAAGTCGGTGGTGATGTTTCTAAGGTTCTATCGAGTTACTTGGGAGAAGAAGTCGAATTGGTGTGGATGGAAGAGCAAACAACCCGAGCCGTGGAAGCTCGCGCCGGGACCGAGAATAAGGAGGTTGGCTTCGCAGATGGATTCCCTTTCCTGGTGATATCCGAGGCGTCTCTTGAAGATTTAAACACCCGGTTGATTGAACCCGTCACCATGGACCGTTTCCGTCCGAATATTGTTGTTTCCAATACTAAGGCATTTGAGGAAGATTCCTGGAAACGCTTCAAGATTGGCGGCGTCAACTTTACAAACGTTAAGCCTTGCGCCCGTTGCGTGATGACAACCGTTGATCCCGTGAGCGGAGCGAAGGGCAAGGAGCCATTGCAGACGCTTGCGAGATACCGACGCCATGACGGAGAAGTGTTTTTCGGTCAAAATGCTGTGCATCAAGGCGCTGGAACTTTGTCTTTGGGAGACAAGGTGGAGGTCTTTGAAAGGCAGAGTGGGGTCATCTGA
- a CDS encoding AAA family ATPase, producing the protein MSESLQLLTTFVAPPIIRRYERKPDLPDRPHPEDYEGVVLFLDISGFTKMTEDLAKLGSEGTEQITRILNNNFDKLVDLVCVHGGEVVKFAGDAFAAVWLRQDELKDANSNAQMRQLVHLASQCALKIQRQTGKIGKGKKVKQDIFADRYKPSISFKIGIGKGKIQLAHVGGVNQRWDLLMKGQALERAVTAEGSAVPGDIVLEHGAHTIIEDLADGRDEVFGGFFLKKLTKKPALKELSPSTYNPEIEPALRLYIPDAVQDRVDAGQGDFIGELRRVTVLFINLPDIRSGATISQDQKIVQDVQEVVFGFEGAINKLSIDDKGVSVLAVFGLPPHSHEADPERGVRAALEIQQRFSPKNIKSPIGVTTGRAYCGAIGSSARREYTVIGDIVNLSARLMQAAKNSVLCDVSTYEASKGKLQYKELPKIKVKGKKDPVVIYRPVGSDNHNFSSTMDKLREFIVGRDNERAALAQAIEGLTLAKSSRVVIVQGEPGTGKSHLVQHAMFLAESKEIKTAIGMASSIERATPYLAFRGLFIDLLGLRTTTRRQSPREIIAKMLVDREDLAKVAPVLSDVLKIKLKDNEHTKKLDGKARVDRALEVMMHMMKVAAREQRYLIVLEDIHWFDSSSWELLVAMVQNVPGLLVLLTSRALPLPPPPGYLQVLRWKSTRTIRLTNLSVEDTAKLVSNRLQVDEIPQRISTLVYEHSHGNPFFIHEMALNLESAGIVEIDDGVCRIAERFQKGKIAVPNTIEGVVTSRIDSLTPAEQLTLKVASVIGREFQGKTLYDIFPVEREKERLKKHIEKLQSLGFLDVEGEGKNKKYIFQHVIIQEVSYQLMLHQQRSKLHQDVAAWYEESFRILDPYVGLLAHHYSNAGPTKAEEAFDYIDKAGEAALQAGAAREATEFYLGALELFEKLDDSAKPKETWRKASWQRHLSDAFFAMGNRKDSVIYANDALESIGSTQPKSILGWKALTLKSLLVFHFRRLFPLDFFWVKSKETGRVLTEFSYAARRLAELYYLEYRELPMLGISLLAVNKGNRVRNFSGAPYSYAMLGQIYGIRGRHRQATRYFKLSRAMAEKLNRPGAMIFSSNAHIGYLAGTGALAPLTDMVSDSVDLSEIYGDRQDAETSWVLKSHVQYFSGQMESSIETAQLAIDSARERGNRQNEAQAEIAKARALIATGNFVVAVDSLNRVKSNLRGLSDVASELVCFGLLGLALIRLGKLGEARVEAMECLARCKSCEAVAFSTLHGYEAVAEVCLVLWQEARKQKSRYTKSLAEHAQHALSYLENFTSRFPVGRPSLILLKARRAIVSDDIRKAGKFLDLAMTESRRVKIPYIEAQVVFELSRFAGTPPHLRNHYRTTAQDLFWRMRSQYFIDELAAAAKASRE; encoded by the coding sequence ATGTCGGAATCATTGCAACTGCTCACGACTTTTGTCGCGCCGCCAATCATCCGGCGGTACGAGCGTAAGCCTGACCTACCTGACCGTCCTCATCCTGAGGATTATGAAGGCGTCGTCCTATTCCTCGATATCTCCGGTTTTACCAAAATGACCGAAGACCTAGCCAAGCTCGGTAGCGAGGGCACTGAGCAGATCACCCGCATTTTAAATAATAACTTTGATAAATTGGTGGACCTTGTTTGTGTGCATGGTGGGGAAGTTGTCAAATTTGCAGGAGACGCATTCGCTGCTGTATGGCTGAGACAAGATGAGTTAAAGGACGCAAATTCAAATGCTCAAATGCGACAACTGGTACACTTAGCCTCACAGTGTGCGCTCAAAATACAGCGACAAACGGGGAAAATTGGCAAAGGGAAAAAAGTTAAGCAAGATATTTTTGCGGATCGATACAAACCATCTATCAGTTTCAAAATAGGAATTGGTAAAGGTAAGATTCAGCTAGCCCATGTGGGAGGCGTGAACCAGCGGTGGGACCTATTGATGAAAGGTCAAGCACTTGAGCGAGCAGTAACAGCTGAAGGCAGTGCGGTTCCCGGTGATATTGTTTTGGAGCACGGTGCTCACACGATTATTGAAGACTTAGCAGATGGTAGAGATGAAGTCTTTGGTGGCTTTTTTCTCAAGAAGTTGACCAAGAAGCCGGCGTTAAAAGAGTTAAGCCCCAGCACCTACAACCCAGAGATTGAGCCAGCTCTACGGCTCTATATACCAGATGCAGTGCAAGACCGAGTTGATGCAGGCCAAGGTGATTTTATCGGTGAGCTGCGCCGAGTAACGGTTTTGTTTATCAACCTTCCGGATATTCGTTCTGGTGCGACGATTTCGCAAGACCAGAAAATCGTCCAAGATGTTCAGGAGGTCGTATTCGGTTTTGAAGGAGCCATTAATAAATTAAGCATCGATGACAAGGGTGTGAGTGTTCTCGCAGTCTTTGGTCTTCCTCCTCACTCTCATGAAGCGGATCCTGAGCGTGGTGTGCGTGCTGCTTTAGAGATTCAACAAAGATTCTCTCCTAAGAACATTAAGTCTCCAATCGGGGTAACCACTGGCCGTGCCTATTGCGGAGCCATCGGTTCATCGGCTCGCCGCGAATATACGGTGATTGGCGACATTGTGAACTTGTCTGCACGGCTGATGCAGGCGGCCAAGAACAGTGTTCTTTGCGACGTGAGCACCTATGAGGCCTCTAAAGGTAAGTTGCAGTATAAAGAGCTTCCGAAAATTAAGGTAAAGGGCAAGAAGGACCCAGTTGTCATTTACCGACCTGTTGGGAGTGATAATCATAATTTCAGCTCGACCATGGATAAGCTGCGTGAGTTTATCGTTGGCAGAGATAACGAGCGCGCTGCGCTGGCCCAAGCGATTGAAGGGCTTACTTTGGCAAAATCAAGCCGCGTCGTTATCGTTCAGGGTGAGCCCGGCACAGGAAAAAGTCACCTCGTTCAGCACGCTATGTTTTTGGCGGAAAGCAAAGAAATCAAAACGGCTATTGGTATGGCCAGCTCCATTGAACGAGCAACGCCTTACTTGGCATTTCGAGGACTCTTTATTGATTTACTTGGATTACGGACGACGACCCGGCGCCAATCTCCAAGAGAGATCATTGCCAAGATGCTTGTGGATCGAGAAGACCTCGCCAAAGTAGCCCCGGTTCTTAGTGATGTTCTCAAGATTAAACTCAAAGATAACGAGCATACGAAAAAATTAGATGGCAAGGCGCGGGTTGATAGAGCGCTTGAAGTCATGATGCATATGATGAAGGTCGCAGCCCGGGAGCAGCGTTATTTAATCGTGCTGGAGGATATTCACTGGTTCGATAGCTCTTCTTGGGAGCTGCTCGTTGCGATGGTTCAAAATGTACCGGGACTGTTGGTCTTGCTTACGTCTCGCGCTCTCCCGCTGCCTCCTCCGCCGGGCTACTTACAAGTTCTGCGATGGAAGTCTACGCGGACCATTCGTTTGACCAACCTTAGCGTTGAAGACACGGCGAAGCTTGTATCAAACCGGTTGCAGGTTGATGAAATTCCACAGCGCATAAGCACTTTGGTCTATGAGCACAGTCACGGTAACCCTTTCTTCATCCATGAGATGGCGCTGAACTTGGAGAGTGCCGGCATCGTTGAGATTGACGATGGAGTCTGCCGGATCGCAGAGCGTTTTCAAAAAGGGAAAATTGCCGTACCCAATACGATTGAAGGCGTGGTTACGAGCCGTATTGATTCTCTCACACCCGCAGAGCAACTGACTTTAAAAGTGGCCAGCGTTATTGGTCGTGAGTTTCAAGGGAAAACCCTTTACGATATCTTTCCGGTAGAGCGGGAAAAGGAACGGCTTAAGAAGCATATTGAGAAACTTCAAAGTCTAGGTTTTTTGGATGTTGAAGGTGAGGGGAAAAATAAGAAATACATTTTTCAACACGTGATTATTCAAGAGGTATCCTACCAGCTCATGCTCCATCAGCAGCGCAGTAAACTTCATCAGGATGTCGCTGCTTGGTATGAAGAGAGTTTCCGTATTCTCGATCCCTATGTTGGGCTGTTGGCCCACCATTATTCTAATGCGGGACCGACCAAGGCAGAGGAAGCGTTTGATTACATCGACAAGGCGGGTGAAGCCGCTCTGCAGGCTGGCGCAGCACGTGAAGCTACTGAGTTTTATCTGGGCGCGTTGGAGCTTTTCGAGAAGCTTGATGATTCAGCAAAGCCAAAAGAAACCTGGCGCAAAGCAAGTTGGCAGAGGCATTTATCGGATGCTTTCTTTGCCATGGGCAACCGAAAAGATTCAGTGATTTACGCAAACGATGCATTAGAAAGCATCGGTTCTACTCAGCCGAAGTCCATACTGGGCTGGAAGGCATTAACTCTAAAAAGTCTATTGGTCTTTCACTTTCGCCGGCTGTTCCCACTCGACTTTTTCTGGGTCAAGTCCAAGGAGACGGGTCGTGTGCTTACAGAATTCAGTTACGCCGCGAGACGCCTAGCTGAACTGTACTATTTAGAATATCGAGAACTTCCGATGTTGGGAATCAGTCTCTTGGCGGTGAACAAAGGAAACCGAGTCCGCAACTTTTCCGGGGCACCTTATTCCTATGCGATGCTTGGACAGATTTACGGAATTCGTGGTCGGCATCGGCAGGCGACGCGTTACTTCAAGTTGTCGCGTGCGATGGCCGAAAAGTTAAATAGGCCAGGAGCAATGATTTTTAGCTCTAATGCCCATATTGGCTACCTCGCCGGCACGGGGGCCTTAGCACCGCTTACGGATATGGTCAGTGATTCAGTCGACCTTTCGGAAATATATGGCGACCGTCAAGACGCAGAAACATCTTGGGTTTTGAAGAGCCACGTTCAATATTTTTCCGGCCAGATGGAGTCTTCAATTGAGACAGCACAGCTTGCTATTGACTCCGCACGAGAGCGGGGTAATCGGCAGAATGAAGCACAGGCCGAAATAGCTAAAGCACGAGCACTGATAGCCACAGGGAACTTCGTTGTTGCTGTGGATAGCCTCAACCGGGTGAAGTCCAACCTACGGGGACTCTCGGATGTGGCCAGCGAGTTGGTCTGTTTTGGTTTGCTGGGGTTGGCACTGATACGACTGGGTAAACTTGGTGAGGCCCGAGTAGAGGCGATGGAGTGCTTAGCTCGATGTAAGTCATGTGAAGCGGTCGCTTTTTCTACTTTGCATGGCTACGAAGCGGTGGCAGAAGTTTGTCTTGTATTGTGGCAAGAAGCTCGAAAACAAAAAAGTCGCTATACTAAAAGCTTGGCAGAGCACGCTCAGCATGCGCTCTCGTACCTTGAGAATTTTACAAGCAGATTCCCGGTGGGAAGGCCGAGCTTGATTTTGTTAAAGGCCCGCCGTGCTATTGTTTCGGATGATATTCGAAAAGCGGGGAAGTTTTTGGACCTTGCAATGACTGAGTCGAGGCGAGTTAAAATTCCTTATATTGAGGCTCAGGTCGTATTTGAACTCAGCCGATTTGCGGGCACACCGCCGCACCTAAGAAATCACTATCGAACAACCGCGCAGGACCTTTTCTGGCGTATGCGAAGCCAATACTTTATTGACGAACTCGCGGCCGCAGCGAAAGCATCCCGCGAATAG
- a CDS encoding NAD(P)H-binding protein, producing MSDRPRMLIYGANGYTGRLIVQRVVALGMQPVLAGRNIEEIPSLAQEVGLEWRVVDLSDPNKLDEVLEGITVVIHCAGPFSRTYLPMAAACIRSKVHYLDITGEIVAFEGLKAMHNKAKKAGVMLMPGVGFDVVPTDSLAAHLKRRLPDASRLTLGFMGLGSISHGTATTMVENLHEGSVVRENGAFKRIRSCERVKTIDFGLGPKLSMAIPWGDVSTAHHTTGIRNIEVYTPIPKGTRHLLRASGYMGWLLGAKPLQSLLKTLIDNQPAGPDQETRDKGSSYIYGEVSNDSGEVAISRMVTPEGYNLTVLAAVAIADRVMRGGFDAGYQTPAGLYGPDMILEIDGVKRFDVS from the coding sequence ATGTCCGATAGACCTCGCATGCTTATTTACGGTGCCAATGGCTACACTGGTCGTCTGATTGTCCAGCGTGTTGTCGCTCTCGGCATGCAGCCGGTGCTCGCCGGGCGTAATATTGAAGAGATCCCCAGCCTGGCTCAAGAAGTAGGGCTCGAGTGGCGCGTTGTAGATCTCTCAGATCCGAATAAGCTCGACGAAGTTTTGGAAGGCATCACGGTGGTGATTCACTGCGCTGGTCCTTTTAGCCGCACCTATCTGCCGATGGCGGCTGCTTGTATCCGTTCGAAAGTGCACTATCTTGATATCACCGGAGAAATTGTCGCGTTTGAGGGCCTGAAGGCTATGCACAACAAGGCTAAGAAAGCAGGGGTGATGCTTATGCCGGGGGTGGGCTTCGATGTCGTGCCTACGGACAGCTTAGCGGCTCATTTAAAGAGGCGGTTGCCGGATGCGAGCCGTTTGACTCTCGGCTTTATGGGGCTTGGAAGCATTTCACACGGTACCGCAACCACCATGGTTGAGAATTTACACGAAGGCAGTGTTGTTCGAGAAAATGGTGCCTTTAAGCGTATTCGCTCATGTGAGCGGGTGAAAACCATCGATTTTGGCTTGGGTCCAAAGTTATCCATGGCTATTCCGTGGGGCGATGTTTCGACCGCCCACCACACGACGGGCATCCGTAATATCGAAGTCTACACGCCGATTCCCAAGGGAACGCGTCATTTGCTGCGTGCATCGGGTTATATGGGCTGGCTCTTAGGCGCCAAACCTCTCCAGAGTCTTCTAAAAACGTTGATCGATAACCAACCGGCTGGGCCTGACCAAGAGACCCGCGATAAGGGAAGCTCTTATATTTATGGTGAGGTTAGCAACGATTCCGGTGAGGTAGCTATCTCCCGAATGGTTACGCCGGAAGGTTATAACCTCACGGTTTTGGCAGCGGTGGCCATTGCGGATCGGGTCATGCGCGGCGGATTTGATGCAGGCTATCAGACCCCGGCGGGCCTTTATGGGCCGGATATGATTCTAGAAATAGATGGTGTGAAGCGATTTGATGTTTCTTAA